Proteins from one Bradyrhizobium roseum genomic window:
- a CDS encoding sulfite exporter TauE/SafE family protein produces MDLTTYAVLLAGALAGGFVSGLAGFGTALMALGIWLYILPPAVAVPLVLICSVSSQISTLPAMWKLLDFRLALPFVAGGLLGMPIGALLVARADPQTFKLSVGVMLLVFPTALFFIRKPMAFRFGGRIADACVGFAGGILGGLAGLSGPLPTLWASIRGWTKDQRRGVFQIFNGTVLGAALILQSATGFVKLNVLFLALLAMPGTLVGARLGMRTYRALNDRNFYDVVLALLFMSGLGLVWSSIAPR; encoded by the coding sequence GTGGACTTAACCACCTACGCCGTTCTGCTCGCCGGCGCGCTCGCCGGCGGCTTCGTCTCCGGACTGGCCGGCTTCGGCACCGCGCTGATGGCGCTGGGGATCTGGTTGTACATTCTGCCGCCGGCGGTGGCGGTGCCGCTGGTGCTGATCTGCTCGGTGAGTTCGCAGATATCGACCTTGCCCGCGATGTGGAAGCTGCTCGACTTCAGGCTCGCGCTGCCGTTCGTAGCCGGCGGACTGCTCGGCATGCCGATCGGCGCCCTGCTGGTCGCGCGCGCCGATCCGCAAACCTTCAAGCTCAGCGTCGGCGTGATGCTGCTGGTATTTCCGACCGCGCTGTTTTTCATTCGCAAGCCGATGGCGTTTCGCTTCGGCGGCCGCATCGCCGATGCCTGTGTCGGGTTTGCCGGCGGCATCCTCGGCGGCCTTGCCGGGCTGTCCGGCCCGCTGCCGACCCTGTGGGCGAGCATCCGCGGCTGGACCAAGGATCAGCGCCGCGGCGTCTTCCAGATTTTCAACGGCACTGTGCTCGGCGCCGCGCTGATCCTGCAGAGCGCGACCGGGTTCGTGAAGCTGAACGTCCTGTTCCTGGCGTTGCTCGCGATGCCCGGCACGCTGGTCGGCGCCCGCCTCGGCATGCGGACCTACCGCGCCCTGAACGATCGAAACTTCTACGACGTGGTGCTGGCGCTGCTGTTCATGTCGGGACTCGGATTGGTGTGGAGCAGCATTGCTCCGAGGTAA
- a CDS encoding helix-turn-helix domain-containing protein has protein sequence MAARTTTGIETWSTGSVKPERRLDYWIGAVCECFLEMDITTQVRTDFDCSVQRGQLDTIGINRVQGSAQHVYRRKASVARSAANYYYLLCKTDNDWTVMQNGHSSRMRPMDLVLLDSRRCYEFNFPATADTLSLELPIHWVESWISDPERRIGQRIDGRAGWGAALSAFAGQLTPELAADRPLPAPVLTDQLGALLALGLGSEIPATPAEQRDATKLLDQIGRAIRLRYAEPGLTALAVAEDLRVSERTLHRCLNKAGLTFGGLLNDCRMAAARRMLRDPRFDRLSVGGIGLRVGLSDPSHFIRQCRKSLGMTPGAFRRQR, from the coding sequence ATGGCGGCCAGAACGACGACGGGCATCGAGACGTGGTCGACGGGTTCGGTCAAGCCCGAGCGGCGCCTCGATTACTGGATCGGCGCCGTCTGCGAATGTTTTCTCGAAATGGACATCACGACGCAGGTCCGCACGGACTTCGATTGCTCCGTTCAGCGCGGGCAGCTCGACACCATCGGCATCAACCGTGTGCAGGGATCTGCGCAGCACGTCTACCGCCGGAAAGCGAGCGTCGCGCGCAGCGCGGCCAACTACTATTACTTGCTGTGCAAGACCGACAACGACTGGACGGTCATGCAGAACGGTCATTCGTCGCGGATGCGGCCGATGGATCTTGTCCTGCTGGATTCCCGGCGTTGCTATGAATTCAACTTTCCGGCGACCGCCGACACGCTGTCGCTGGAACTGCCGATCCACTGGGTCGAATCGTGGATATCAGATCCCGAGCGGCGGATCGGGCAGCGCATCGACGGGCGCGCCGGCTGGGGCGCGGCGCTCAGCGCATTTGCCGGCCAGCTGACGCCCGAACTCGCCGCCGACCGGCCGTTGCCGGCTCCGGTGCTGACCGACCAACTCGGCGCGCTGCTGGCGCTGGGGTTGGGCAGCGAGATTCCGGCCACGCCCGCCGAGCAGCGCGATGCCACGAAGCTCTTGGACCAGATCGGCCGTGCCATAAGGCTGCGCTACGCCGAACCGGGGCTGACGGCTTTGGCCGTCGCGGAGGATTTGCGTGTTTCTGAGCGGACCTTGCACCGCTGCCTCAACAAGGCGGGCCTGACATTTGGCGGGCTGCTGAACGATTGCCGGATGGCGGCCGCGCGCCGGATGCTGCGCGATCCGCGGTTCGACCGCCTCAGCGTCGGCGGCATCGGGCTGCGCGTCGGCCTGTCCGATCCATCCCACTTCATCCGCCAATGCCGCAAGTCTCTGGGCATGACGCCAGGCGCATTCCGTCGGCAGCGCTGA
- a CDS encoding alpha/beta fold hydrolase — MSASPKTFLVCHGAWSAGWAWKKVHPLMQAAGHRLVTPSYTGLGERVHLAHPGIDLNSHIEDMLNVIKYEDLRDIVLIGHSYGGMVATGVADRARDKVKQLIYIDAFVPEDGQSLLDLNEVARPRMQELSKTGDGWRVPPNPTPEDTPAADLEWLSARRVDMPIKCFDSPIRLQGGPLTLPRSYIYATRITPADTFGRFSKMTKNNPAWSYYEIDASHSPNVTAPEALAALLQKIAA, encoded by the coding sequence ATGAGTGCCTCTCCAAAAACCTTTCTCGTCTGTCACGGCGCGTGGTCCGCGGGCTGGGCCTGGAAGAAGGTACATCCGCTGATGCAGGCGGCCGGGCACCGCCTGGTGACCCCGAGCTACACTGGCCTCGGCGAGCGAGTCCATCTGGCTCATCCCGGCATCGACCTCAATTCCCATATCGAGGACATGCTGAACGTGATCAAATATGAGGACCTGCGCGACATCGTGCTGATCGGGCACAGCTATGGCGGCATGGTCGCGACCGGGGTCGCCGACCGTGCGCGCGACAAGGTCAAACAGCTCATCTACATCGATGCCTTCGTGCCGGAAGACGGCCAGTCGCTGCTCGACCTCAACGAGGTGGCGCGGCCGCGGATGCAGGAGCTCTCCAAGACCGGCGACGGCTGGCGCGTGCCGCCGAACCCGACGCCGGAGGATACGCCCGCCGCCGACCTCGAATGGCTCAGCGCCCGCCGGGTCGACATGCCGATCAAATGTTTCGACTCCCCGATCAGGCTGCAGGGCGGCCCGCTCACCTTGCCGCGCAGCTACATCTACGCCACGCGCATTACGCCGGCCGATACGTTCGGTCGCTTTTCGAAGATGACAAAGAACAATCCGGCCTGGAGCTATTACGAGATCGACGCCAGCCACTCGCCGAACGTCACCGCGCCGGAAGCGCTGGCGGCGCTGCTGCAGAAGATAGCGGCTTAG
- a CDS encoding DMT family transporter, with translation MSSPASRERLGLLLGFIGMVIFGGTLPATRLAVAEIDPIALTALRTAIAGTCSLALLLMLRRPLPPRALWPQLVIAMLCVAVVFPLLMSMGMQRVDASHGGVVLGVLPIATALAAVAVAHERPRPLFWIASIAGAALVIAFSLRQGGGTFSTGDLLLFAAVAVSALGYTFSGRLTAHMPGWEVISWILVIGLPLSIPAAVLTMPPDVGQVGVKPWLGLLYVALFSQWIGFFAWNAGMAMGGIARVSQVQLLQPFVTFALASLFNDETITLQILLFAAAVVVTVAISTRTRARAKPPETAPPQRDREPPQLAAS, from the coding sequence ATGTCCTCCCCTGCTTCACGCGAGCGCCTCGGCCTGCTGCTGGGCTTCATCGGCATGGTGATCTTCGGCGGCACGCTGCCGGCGACGCGGCTTGCTGTTGCGGAAATTGATCCGATTGCACTGACCGCGCTGCGCACCGCGATCGCCGGGACGTGCTCGCTCGCGCTGCTTCTGATGTTACGCCGCCCGCTGCCGCCGCGCGCGCTGTGGCCGCAACTGGTCATCGCGATGCTCTGCGTCGCGGTCGTTTTCCCGCTATTGATGTCGATGGGGATGCAGCGGGTCGACGCCTCCCATGGCGGCGTGGTGCTCGGCGTATTGCCGATCGCGACCGCCCTCGCCGCTGTGGCCGTTGCCCACGAGCGGCCGCGGCCCTTGTTCTGGATAGCGTCCATCGCCGGCGCCGCGCTGGTGATTGCGTTCTCTTTGCGCCAGGGCGGCGGCACGTTCTCGACCGGCGATTTGCTGCTGTTCGCCGCGGTAGCGGTATCGGCGCTCGGCTACACGTTCTCCGGCCGGCTCACCGCGCACATGCCGGGCTGGGAGGTCATCAGCTGGATCCTCGTGATCGGCCTGCCGCTGTCGATTCCCGCGGCTGTTCTGACCATGCCGCCCGACGTCGGCCAGGTCGGCGTCAAGCCGTGGCTCGGGCTGCTCTATGTCGCGCTGTTCTCGCAGTGGATCGGCTTCTTCGCCTGGAACGCCGGCATGGCGATGGGCGGTATCGCGCGGGTGTCGCAGGTGCAGCTGCTGCAGCCTTTCGTTACCTTTGCGCTGGCGTCGCTGTTCAACGACGAGACCATCACGCTGCAGATCCTGCTGTTCGCCGCCGCCGTCGTCGTGACGGTCGCGATCTCGACGCGCACGCGCGCCAGGGCCAAGCCGCCCGAAACTGCGCCACCGCAGCGCGATCGCGAGCCGCCTCAGCTGGCTGCTTCCTGA